The Arachis ipaensis cultivar K30076 chromosome B03, Araip1.1, whole genome shotgun sequence region AATGATCAATGGAAGCTTTGAACACTGATCTTTGCTTGTGGTCCTTCTTGAACATAAACAAACATACACTCTGAGTCAGGATTCAAGACATTGAGCCATTGTGGAAGTTCATAAATGTTCTTCTCATTTGTTGGAGATAGACCCCATATAGATcctgagagattctcaatcaccAACTTGAGATCTGTTATTGGCTCCAAAGAAGTGTTCTTGATTATCACTCTGTGGCGGTAATAAGTTGTAGCCCCAACAGTCCATGAGCTAGTAATTGAGTGAAGGAACTCAATTGGTGCACCTGTAACATAACCTTATCATTCCTCATTCATTGTTTGCAATTAAAAAACCAACCATGCTATACAAAGATAAAGAATCCGTCACCAAATCAGTCGCTCATATAAAATACATTGAAAATGAATTAACCAATACATAtgtttatacacaaatacatgaaGTAACTAATTTGTTTATTAATTTAGACAATGATGTTTTCCATGAGCTTGTGGTATCTGTCAAGCCAATAGATGTTAGATTAATATAAATGactataaacataaaaaaaaaggtgAAGACTTAATTCTTTGATTTTGTCATAGTTTTATCATTCTTTTGTACAATGTTCTAATTCATCATCTATTTTGACTATGTTACTCACTTGGTGTTTTGTGGTGGGGAACTGATGATTCCTTATGGTAGTAACCTGTGACAATTAAGAAAAGTGCTTGGGGCTTTATAGAGGAATATGCAAACAATGAGTAGATTATTGCTTAGTGCAGAATATGCCTCACCTGAATTGCCATATAAACTCTGCAGTTTAGCAAAGATGCCTACAAGAGGAGCTGATCCTGAAAGCGTAGGCTCAGTTTGTTCATAATTTGATCTGTCATCAGAGAACTCATCATTTTTATCAGGACCACCCACAAGGGCACCATAGATTATGTTAGGATTCGGTTCGGCACGGTGATACCATGTCTCGAATCCTTGGATGCAGCCAACTTCAGACCTAATAGAAAAGATTGAAGCAATGGAAGCCCCTCTGTGGTGAACATGTACAGGATATTTTGGTCCAGATCCAACCAAGTAGCTCATACCCTCAGGGTTTTTGCCAAGGATGTAATCAGCCTGTGTCAACCAAATTCCAGAGTTTCAGTGGCAGAGTTAGCTGTGATATTGTTAATAGGACTTGAATGTTTTTGGTTCAATCAAGTAGTATTACAAAAAGTACAATTGTGTTACAAGGCcagcagaatttattattttcgaCCAGCAGTTAGCTAACAAGTTTACAGATATCAAAAGAAAGTCCAAATGCACCAGCAAAGTGCTAGTATAAATATAAGAGTAAATGTCCTTTTCGGCCCCTAACCATTTGCCCGATTGACTTCCCATCTCCTAAGAAATCTAAATATCCAAATCGGTCCCTATCTACTTTGATATATGTAAGTTCCAGTCCCTGGTTAGGGACCGGAAAGGGCATTTACTCAAAGTAAATAAAGACTGGAATGTACATACATCAAAGTAGATAGGGACCGATTTGGATGTTTAGATTTCTCAGGGGTGGGAAGTCCATCGAACAAATGGTTAGGGACCGAAAATGGCATTTACTCTAAATATAATGAGTTTTTCTCAAACACGAATATAAGACATAACAGAACACTGGTAGGACAAAAATCCAATAGAATATAGTTATATGACATGCCTGTGATTTTGCAAAATTGAGGAGCTCCTGAGGCTGAACTTGTCCATCTGGACAAATAATCTGAGTTTTTGCATCTGATAGATACTTAGAGTAAGCAACCAAGAGAAATGCAGAAGAAGAAACATACTGCATGTTGTTCCATTCGCGCACGTATACTAGACCACCTATTAAGCAATGAATTCCATCAATAGAATGTATAAAAATCGCACCGCTTTTTAATTTTAGTGTtgtggtttttttattttttttaaatatgcaaaTCCGAGGgtcagaaaatttttttttttattttaaaattttttgaatatacaAATCTGTCTCTTAGATTTATGTTTAGtgctgaaaatttttttaaacatgCAAATCGGACCTCCAATTTGATTTAcaatgaaaaaaatttatttccaCCCACAAATTTGAGGTTCCGTTTTCTTCTTGACCACAAATCGGACCTTAGGTTTTATACTCCAAACAAATCTGAGCCTCCGATTTGCGAatattagttttaaaaaaatttcatctCCATATCCATAAGAAACACACCACTTCTCCATAACTGGGCATAAGTCATAACACATTCTCGGTCtccataactaaaaaaattagctAAATGACTAAATCGCACACCTTATATGTACACATAAAGCAATAGTTAAAAATGATGTTACCCTTTAGTGACTAACCTGGAGTCTTCTGGACACTGTAACCATCATTCTTTTGCAAGGAAGCACAGGTAAAATAATCTGCCTTGGCTTGGTACTGCTTTAGTGTAGAGGCATATGAACCAGCCTTTCCTTCTAGTAACACCTGCAAATTGGATTCAACTATTTATTTGCATGTTTCTATTGAACTATAATTGGTACACACATTTGCATGTTAGAACTATCATAAAACAGCCCCTCACGCAAGAGTATTTTTTTTACAGTTTGAGTGAATTTTGCAtaggttttttaaattttttttgtcttatgctgaaatattttttttccaaGTCCAAGAAGGATCGGATTTTTTACCTTTTGGTCATAGAAGCTCTAATATAATGTCACGAAATCACTGTTCTAAAAACTTAAGCTAATAGAAAGAAATACATGAATAGTTATACATCTAACAAGAAGAAAATAGGGAAGGAAAAGATTATTCTAGTGGTTGATTACCTTCGACAAGAGGATTTGTACACCGGCATATTTATTGTCCCAAGAGAACTCCTTCACTGCCCAGCCAGTTCCACCCATGTACACAGCATTGTCCACTACATACTTTAGGTAGTATTCATCAtcagttgcttgatgcaaccatGCTGCAGCCCATAATAGTTCATCCTTCACATCAAAAGGTTATTTGATTTAGGCTTGTGCATTGTAAGACACAAATAGGACTATAAAGacagaaaatagagaaaaaaattgTTTACTCACTGAGTAACCGGAAGAAGTGTAGAATTGCTGAGCACTAGTTATGGAATCATCATATAGACCTCTGAACCTATCTGCAAATGTGAAGAGCTGCCacaaaatatatacaataacatCAATAAAGCTCCTTTGATGATTGATCAAACAACTTTTAAATGTTGCATCTTGTATTCCTTTCAAGTGTATAAGTGATTTTGGTTACCTGTTTTGCATGAATTAGGAGAAGACTAGAGTAAGAAGAGTTGTAGGGCTTGAAGGCTATGGATGCTGCAGCCAATGCAGCTGCAGTTTCACCAGCAATATCAGAGCCAGGATGCTCTTCATCAACTTTATAGGCAGTTCTTGAAGTTGTCATGTCTTCAGCACGCTCCCAGCAATAGTGATCCGAGGCTCCATCCCCCACCTGAAATTCCCATGGCAAACCAAAATTCAAAAGCATGTAGTTGTCTTCGTGGAAAGTTGTTAGTTGAGAATCGTGAAATGATTTAACATGTTTGACTAAATTGTTATCTAATAGTTCTCAACTATGAATTTTACATGAAGACAACTGCATACGAGTCTTCACCTATAAACGATGCTATGAAATAATTGAAATAATAGTTTGATCTTAACAACAAAACTTGTGTTACAAGTAATTTAGCATCCAAAATTTTATAACCGAACAACAAACAATAGAAACTATCAGTAGCAGTTTACCTGTCCCCAAAGAACATTAGGCTGAGGATGTGCTTTGAGGAAGTAATCAGTTCCCCATTTAATGGCCCACAAAGTGTGTCCCATTTGGTTCAAGTCAGTGATCTCTTTTCTGAACTCAATGGCTCCCCATGCAAGCATTGTCACACTATATGCCATTGGCAGCCCAAACTTCACATGATCCCCAGCATCATAGTACCCTCCCACAAGGTCCACCTGAAAAACATAAACGACCATAATATAAAACATTTAACACAAACAAAATCCATAGTGGGGCTCAAAAATACTAAAATCATTTCATGGGGACAACTCACTCCTTGTGAAAGTCCATCATTGAGGCCAGAATCACCGCGCCACTTGACTCGCTGCTGAGGTGGCAATTTACCAGACCTTTGGGCTTCAAAGAACATCAAGCTCTTGTCAACAGCATCACCATAGTTGAAGCTTGAGGAGTAGGCTAAGCTTGCCCCTAAAAATAAGCCCAAGTGCAACAGTAGTAGTGTTATGATGCATAAAGAGATGTTCATGATGGTTAGAAATGAGAAAGAGAACTGCTGTGACCAAATGAATGAACCAACAATGTTTCTTTCTTGCTTGTACCCTTATGCATGCATTGCAAATACATGAcagtttcttatatatataatataacacaacaaagaagaaagaaagaaagaagaatcaTTAATCAAGATCAAGGGATTTGAGGCTATGTTATGCTATGTGGTAGGCATCACGTTGTAGTTGGCGTTGACATTGGACTATGGACACTACACACTACGAAGAGGTTCTCACGTTTTGACGTGCCAACGTGCTTGTTAATAACCAAATATATAACACTGTTTCATCTCTAAACTATTTAGTATCTATGCCCCTGCCCTTCACATTGTTTAATCTGAACTTTACTTGGATATGGATATCATCATGCCAAATGTTTATATGTACTACTACTAGAATATAATATTTAATTCTATCCAATCATAGTATATATCACAAATTAAACACCATGTATGGTTTGACTATGTATATCCTTGGCTATGGATTTAGTCGCAACACAGAAAACAAATGAATGAAAAGTTGGTAGGTGTTTAGAAATGGAAAAGTCTCTCTAATATTTTTATGCGAAGTTGTAAACACCACAGATGGTAGAAACTCATGTGTAATCAATTTTACGTGAAGTTAATAATTGAGAGTCGATGTTCGTTAGATGAAAacttagtcaaatcaatcaaatcatttaacgactcttaactatcaactttacgtgaagttgagtGCACATGGGTTTTcacaattttttatttcttttttatagaCACTTTTTCATCCATTATctacaaatttttttattcttttcattttttaatttcatgtttaaaaATACGTTTATTTNNNNNNNNNNNNNNNNNNNNNNNNNNNNNNNNNNNNNNNNNNNgaacttttttttttttttacgcaaaatttatttttatctgTCTGTTTATACtttatattatgtttatttatttatacaaacaaaaaacatgtttttccttcaaaatttatatttgttTATCTCtgtgtattatttttattaattttgtacAGAACataaaagaatatttttaaaaaaaattaaagaattgtGAAAGTAATGACgaaggaaaaaatgaaagaaaaattaatATAGTCACACTTAAATAGTATGATAAAAAGTCACACTTCCCCATCATGATGGCTTAATATTGTCCTCTCCGGAAACCACTCCGAGCTATAATGGTGGTTATTGTCGAAGCCACTGTCTTCTCCGACAGTTATAAGCCTCTTCAAATTTTCCACCACAATTTGGAGGTTTGGTGAGAAAGGAGCATGATGTGAAGAGATCGCACTTGTCACATCCAACTGCTtttccctccattcttcttccttttctctcatCTTCTCTCGTCTTCTTTTCGTTTCAACCTCCATCTTCATCACACTCCAATCAAATTCCCCCATCCACgtctcttcaaccacttccttctGCTGTCTTTCCTCTATCCACGTCTCTTCCATCTTTTGTTTTCCCTCCCTCCACCTCTTGCTCTTGTCCTCCTCTACGTCCTCTACCTCTTCAACCTCTTCCATTTTTATATCGTCTCTTTGACTCAAACATGTCTCTTTCTCTGCCTTCTGCTGCCTTTCCTCTATCCATGTCTCTTCTATTGTCTGCCTTCTTTCCCTCCACCTCTTTCTCTCTTCAATCTGTCCCttttctctcccctctctctgaCTTCCACACGTCTCTGATCTCTCTTTCTTCAGCTGGTCCTCCTCCACCATTATGTTCTCCAACAACTCTTCCATATCTCTCTGCATTGCTTCATTTGCCATCTCCTTCTGCCGTCTCATGTCTCTCTccatttttctctcttcttcccagTTTCTCTCCTCTTCCCTTAGCCTCTTCTGCCTCCGTCTCCATTGATTCCATAAAACTATCCACCATGAAGTAGTTCTCCTCCTTCTCACCTTACAACAGCAAAGTCGCTTCTTGAAGCTTAACAATAATGCCGAACAACGAAGGCTACAAGTTCCAGGGGAACGATTATCATGATTTGAATCATCATCAGATAATTCAGGGGATGACCATTCTTCCTTTCTACTTGAGACTGCCGCTAGAGTTTCTTCCTCCATCTCATCACTTGGTGGTGTTGTCACAGCCTCCAGGaatgactcttcttcttcttcttcttcttcttcttcatgataaTAAGGACACGGGAATTGTATATCATCCATGTTTGTTTCATTCTTGTACACATAAACTCCCCACTGTCTTAAGTTCAAGCCTGCTTCACACTTCACCTGCACTGCCTTCCAATCATTATCATGTCCAAGACGCACATCAAGCCTCTTCCACTCCTCATCACTGAATAGTAGTCGCAGGTCACACAAGAGCACATGATCCTCTGCAAGAGCAAAACTATGCCTTTGAGGGCGCTGGCTGTATATATGCTCATCGTCAATGAACAAATGCAGACTAATATCTTGGTAGTCCATTTTGCCAAACTCCAACACTAGAGCCATTACAGGGAACCTGCCACGTGCCCATAAGAAGGGGATCCCTCCAGAGTCACAATAGTCTAACCATTTTGGAAGTTGTGTCTTCGGCATCACAATTTGCAATCCTTTTATCTCTTTGCGCATCTGTGATTCCAGACAGGGATAATAAGATTATAAGGGCCTTATTTTGCTAAACAGAAGAAAACAAGAGaggaattaaaagtaaaaaacctGTGACCATAGCGTGGATGATGAGTATGTCCTTAAGGAATTGCAGTGTCTTGCATCTACTTTTTGAATGCTAGAAGGAAGTGCTAAAACATATTTAAGGCTTAGACAGTAACTAACATCAAGACTTGTCCAGAAAAAGGAGTGTTTAAACGGGATTTTCTCAAAGCAGTTTGAGGACACAATTAAGTCTTTTAAATAGGGAAACATCTGCATAATTTTCTCAAGGTCATCATCTGATAGACTTGCATTGCTAAGATGCAAACTCATCAAACGATATTCTAGAAGAAAAAATGTATCTACATTTAATGATTTCCAAAGTTGAGAACACCCTCCAATCTTCAATATTCGAAGCTTTGGAAACCATCCTGTAAATACACATTGTAGTTGCTTACAATTTGTCATGTCTAAATATTCGAGCCCACAAAGACTGCTAGCAAAAGATAGCGGAAGCTCTCTAATAGCAGTATGTTTTACAGAAATCTTTAATAGTTTATCCATGTTTTCTCTCACCCTTGGCAAATGTGTTAGTCTTTTACACGAGTCAAAAGAAAGATATTCAAGAGATGGTAGAAAGATTTCTGGTAGAAAACTCCTTAGTTGAGTGCAGTCTGAAGCACTCAAATAAACAAGTTTAGAGAGAAATCCAACTGAATTATGAATCTTAACTAATTGCTTGCATCCGTCAAGTACCAAATCTCTTAAATTTGGGGATCCAAACACACTAGGAAATTGAGTGATGGACTGGCAATAGGAGAAGTTCATGTAAGTCAATTGATCAAATTTCTGCGAAACGTTAACAAGAATTTGCATTTAGAAATTCATATGTAAAATATTTcagatttaaaaatcaaataaccCTAGATCATAATGAAGTATTTTTTTTACAAAGAAAAGAAGACAAGCAATTGTACCTGAAATGGCTTCTTTAATACAAGAGAACTACAAGTTAAATTGAAGGCAGCAATTTTACTGGGATTAAATCCTGCTGGTGGAAAAGATGTTGAAGGGTACCCTTTCCAATCAACAAGTCTTAATGTATTGGGAAGACGAATACCCTTTGAGGAGAAGCTTGCATTGTGAACAATGAGAACTCTAAGTTTCATCATTTTCTCCAAGGTATCATCACAGCAGTTGACTTCTCCATAGTAATCTAGTTTCATTCCTTCAGTTTTACTATTTCCCTTTACCAAGAATAATTATATGCACTTCATTAAACATACTCTTGTACTAGCACTAAcaaaaaagaaagcaaataaagaGAGCTGTAATGTTCTTAGTTCTTACCCTATTTTCAGTTAGTACTTCAAGAACATCTTTACAAAGCCATAACCTACTGCGTTCACCAGACTCTTTTGGTGCTTCTTGCTTCACAATCTCTCTACCCATGTCTTGTGTTAGATCATGCATCCTCAAGTAACCATTTTCAATGGTTATGAGAGATTTATCAACTAGTATTTTAATACCACTGTCTGTGTAAAAGTCACAGCCATCTAGTATTCTTTTAACATATTTCAATCTCTGCCCATTGAAAAAACATGCAATGTCAAGGAAAATTTCCTTTTCATTGCGTTCAAGACTGTCATAACTTATTCTAAGAATATTTTGGATATCTCCATGAGGATTCTTCTCATATTTGTCCAAAGAAGACTCCCACACTTGCAGATCTTTACCAATCAATTCTGAGCCTATGACTTTTAAAGCTAATGGAAGACCTTTTCCATAACGTATTGCTCGATTCGACAAGTCTTCATAGTTTCTAGCAGGAGTACTCATCTTGAAGGCATTCTGACAAAACAACTCAAGTGATTCTCGATCGTTCATCATTTCCATTTCATAAATCCTTCTGATCTGGTGAGATACCAGCAAATGTTTATCTCTTGTTGTTACAATGATT contains the following coding sequences:
- the LOC107634058 gene encoding endoglucanase 5; translation: MNISLCIITLLLLHLGLFLGASLAYSSSFNYGDAVDKSLMFFEAQRSGKLPPQQRVKWRGDSGLNDGLSQGVDLVGGYYDAGDHVKFGLPMAYSVTMLAWGAIEFRKEITDLNQMGHTLWAIKWGTDYFLKAHPQPNVLWGQVGDGASDHYCWERAEDMTTSRTAYKVDEEHPGSDIAGETAAALAAASIAFKPYNSSYSSLLLIHAKQLFTFADRFRGLYDDSITSAQQFYTSSGYSDELLWAAAWLHQATDDEYYLKYVVDNAVYMGGTGWAVKEFSWDNKYAGVQILLSKVLLEGKAGSYASTLKQYQAKADYFTCASLQKNDGYSVQKTPGGLVYVREWNNMQYVSSSAFLLVAYSKYLSDAKTQIICPDGQVQPQELLNFAKSQADYILGKNPEGMSYLVGSGPKYPVHVHHRGASIASIFSIRSEVGCIQGFETWYHRAEPNPNIIYGALVGGPDKNDEFSDDRSNYEQTEPTLSGSAPLVGIFAKLQSLYGNSGYYHKESSVPHHKTPNTTSSWKTSLSKLIKGAPIEFLHSITSSWTVGATTYYRHRVIIKNTSLEPITDLKLVIENLSGSIWGLSPTNEKNIYELPQWLNVLNPDSECMFVYVQEGPQAKISVQSFH
- the LOC107632226 gene encoding TMV resistance protein N; translation: MANPGGEIETGSETISNSSSSYDVFLSFRGEDTRYAFTGHLYYALCRKGIKTFMDSEDLRVGETTRPQLFRAIEESKVSIIIFSENYADSTWCLDELAKILECQEEKGQLVFPIFYKIEPSDVRHQRNSYRLAMAAHENKFGCYSEKVQKWKSALLGVSNITGYHLQEGFEFKFIQDIVCKAATKISPKQIPVEESVVGLQFRVAELKSLLDIESNKNTFILGIIGTGGIGKTTLAKVFYNSICNEYEGACFISNVRKASNQDKGRIFLQQKILSDALGVQKIKLDSVEKGIHTIKANLSAKKVLIVLDDVDKIEQLKELAGGCDWFGLGSRIIVTTRDKHLLVSHQIRRIYEMEMMNDRESLELFCQNAFKMSTPARNYEDLSNRAIRYGKGLPLALKVIGSELIGKDLQVWESSLDKYEKNPHGDIQNILRISYDSLERNEKEIFLDIACFFNGQRLKYVKRILDGCDFYTDSGIKILVDKSLITIENGYLRMHDLTQDMGREIVKQEAPKESGERSRLWLCKDVLEVLTENRGNSKTEGMKLDYYGEVNCCDDTLEKMMKLRVLIVHNASFSSKGIRLPNTLRLVDWKGYPSTSFPPAGFNPSKIAAFNLTCSSLVLKKPFQKFDQLTYMNFSYCQSITQFPSVFGSPNLRDLVLDGCKQLVKIHNSVGFLSKLVYLSASDCTQLRSFLPEIFLPSLEYLSFDSCKRLTHLPRVRENMDKLLKISVKHTAIRELPLSFASSLCGLEYLDMTNCKQLQCVFTGWFPKLRILKIGGCSQLWKSLNVDTFFLLEYRLMSLHLSNASLSDDDLEKIMQMFPYLKDLIVSSNCFEKIPFKHSFFWTSLDVSYCLSLKYVLALPSSIQKVDARHCNSLRTYSSSTLWSQMRKEIKGLQIVMPKTQLPKWLDYCDSGGIPFLWARGRFPVMALVLEFGKMDYQDISLHLFIDDEHIYSQRPQRHSFALAEDHVLLCDLRLLFSDEEWKRLDVRLGHDNDWKAVQVKCEAGLNLRQWGVYVYKNETNMDDIQFPCPYYHEEEEEEEEEESFLEAVTTPPSDEMEEETLAAVSSRKEEWSSPELSDDDSNHDNRSPGTCSLRCSALLLSFKKRLCCCKVRRRRTTSWWIVLWNQWRRRQKRLREEERNWEEERKMERDMRRQKEMANEAMQRDMEELLENIMVEEDQLKKERSETCGSQREGREKGQIEERKRWRERRQTIEETWIEERQQKAEKETCLSQRDDIKMEEVEEVEDVEEDKSKRWREGKQKMEETWIEERQQKEVVEETWMGEFDWSVMKMEVETKRRREKMREKEEEWREKQLDVTSAISSHHAPFSPNLQIVVENLKRLITVGEDSGFDNNHHYSSEWFPERTILSHHDGEV